One genomic segment of Synechocystis sp. LKSZ1 includes these proteins:
- a CDS encoding CmpA/NrtA family ABC transporter substrate-binding protein, with the protein MKNTWTRRAFLQACGATAAVASLSSCSSSPSPNQIHRQAELQPPVVDPATLEKPNLTVGFVPVNDCAPFAIAWEKGFFHKYGLNVKLSREASWGNSRDGIIFGRLDASPVVSGAVTNARLGAEGARHFPLCAAMTIHRHGNAITFNQGLWDAGVRPWQDYQGDLPRFGQDLKRYFAQVPLDQRVFAVVLSSSIYEYFVRYLVAAAGVDPIQEFRVIITPPPQMVSNMRMGAMQAYMVAEPWNTRAITGNEGIGFTFAQGREIWQGHPDRVLAVSQTFIDQYPKTYRSLVKAMIEACQYCSRPENRAEVARIISQRAFTGAKDKYTKPGIVGDYNYGGFDDKPRWRDNIDTTIFFELPPELVQIPHDHSTFLWQSQGLWLMTQATRWGQVRELPAQADTILRQAWRTDLYREIATEMGIPCPAEDYKVEPADRFIDQRSFDPSNPNGYIQNFEIRAHRPLIFALS; encoded by the coding sequence ATGAAGAATACTTGGACAAGGCGGGCCTTTCTACAGGCCTGCGGCGCGACGGCAGCGGTAGCTAGTCTCTCTAGCTGTAGTTCTTCTCCCTCCCCTAATCAAATACATCGCCAAGCTGAATTACAACCGCCCGTAGTCGATCCCGCCACGCTAGAAAAGCCGAATTTAACCGTAGGCTTTGTGCCGGTCAATGACTGTGCCCCCTTTGCAATTGCCTGGGAAAAGGGTTTCTTTCACAAATACGGTTTAAATGTAAAGCTGAGTCGGGAGGCCAGTTGGGGAAATTCCCGTGACGGCATTATTTTTGGCCGTCTTGACGCTTCCCCTGTTGTCTCTGGGGCCGTCACCAATGCTCGTCTCGGTGCAGAAGGGGCACGACACTTCCCTCTCTGTGCTGCTATGACTATCCATCGTCACGGCAACGCAATTACCTTTAACCAAGGGCTATGGGATGCTGGCGTTCGGCCCTGGCAAGACTATCAAGGCGATCTGCCTCGTTTTGGCCAGGATTTGAAACGTTACTTTGCACAAGTGCCCCTCGATCAACGGGTCTTTGCAGTAGTGCTGAGTTCTTCTATCTATGAATACTTTGTTCGCTACCTAGTCGCTGCCGCAGGGGTCGATCCCATCCAAGAATTTCGCGTCATTATTACCCCGCCCCCCCAAATGGTGAGCAATATGCGCATGGGAGCAATGCAGGCCTATATGGTGGCGGAACCCTGGAATACCCGAGCGATTACAGGCAATGAGGGCATTGGTTTTACCTTTGCCCAGGGCCGAGAAATTTGGCAGGGCCATCCCGACCGCGTGCTAGCAGTTTCCCAGACTTTTATCGACCAGTATCCCAAAACCTATCGTTCTCTGGTGAAGGCCATGATCGAGGCCTGCCAATATTGCAGTCGGCCTGAAAACCGGGCGGAGGTAGCTCGGATTATTTCCCAACGGGCCTTTACCGGGGCTAAGGACAAATATACGAAACCCGGTATTGTGGGGGACTACAACTACGGTGGCTTTGATGATAAACCCCGCTGGCGGGACAACATTGACACCACCATTTTCTTTGAGTTGCCCCCCGAATTGGTCCAGATTCCCCATGATCATTCCACCTTTCTCTGGCAATCCCAGGGCCTGTGGTTAATGACCCAAGCCACTCGTTGGGGCCAGGTGCGAGAGCTTCCAGCCCAGGCGGATACGATTCTGCGTCAGGCCTGGCGTACAGATCTCTATCGAGAAATTGCAACGGAAATGGGGATTCCTTGTCCGGCAGAAGACTACAAAGTTGAGCCAGCCGACAGGTTTATTGATCAACGTTCCTTTGATCCCAGTAATCCCAATGGCTATATTCAGAACTTTGAGATTCGCGCCCATCGCCCTCTAATTTTTGCCTTGTCTTAA
- the kdpA gene encoding potassium-transporting ATPase subunit KdpA, with protein MLQGFFQIALTLVIVVALMPFLGRYLARVFLAEKTIFDSLLLPIERLIYRFLQVSPTDSMTGWQYARAILLSNGAMAGLIFAMIALQQYLPLNPTGIPAPTWDTTLHTTISFITNTNQQHYSGETYLSYGAQMLGLGYLMFTSAGTGIAVAIAFIRGLTGRPLGNFYRDLVLSITRVLLPISIVGALLLMLAGVPETLDGPVVVPTLEDPSLSQAIARGPVAHFEIIKELGENGGGFFAINSAHPFENPNGLANLIQLVAILAIPTSLIYTYGVFTQNLRQAWLIFLVPLGILIGFTVITVMGEYNGNPAVNALLGGLAPNLEGKEVRFGWAQSALYAVVTTATMCGAVNSLHDSFMPTGGFATLANMFLQIVFGGQGTGTAYLFAYLILAVFVTGLMVGRTPEFLGRKIEKREVVLASFLILLVHPIAILIPAAIAMAFPDFQGISNPGFHGLSQVIYEYASAAANNGSGLEGLGDSQPSPLALATGAKPTVTALWWNLSTSFSLLVGRYVPIIALLLLADGMARKQPVPTTIGTLRTDTVLFTGITAGVILIMGALTFFPWLALGPVAEAFQIASGTSPT; from the coding sequence ATGTTACAAGGTTTTTTTCAAATTGCGCTGACCCTCGTGATTGTGGTCGCCCTTATGCCCTTTCTCGGTCGCTATTTAGCTCGCGTATTTCTGGCAGAAAAAACGATTTTTGATTCTCTTTTATTACCCATAGAGAGATTGATTTATCGCTTTCTGCAAGTTTCTCCTACCGACAGTATGACGGGTTGGCAATACGCCAGAGCCATTCTGCTCAGTAATGGGGCCATGGCCGGATTGATTTTTGCGATGATTGCCCTCCAGCAATATCTGCCCCTGAATCCGACGGGCATCCCGGCCCCTACTTGGGATACAACCCTGCACACGACGATTTCTTTTATTACGAATACCAATCAACAGCACTATTCTGGTGAAACCTATCTGAGCTATGGTGCGCAAATGTTGGGTCTTGGTTACCTCATGTTTACCTCTGCGGGGACAGGCATTGCGGTGGCCATTGCCTTTATCCGGGGCCTGACGGGGCGGCCCTTGGGCAATTTTTACCGGGATTTGGTGTTATCCATCACTCGTGTCCTGTTACCGATTAGCATCGTTGGGGCCTTGCTGTTAATGTTAGCTGGCGTGCCGGAAACCCTAGACGGGCCTGTCGTGGTTCCTACCCTAGAAGATCCCAGTTTGAGCCAGGCCATTGCGCGGGGGCCAGTAGCTCACTTTGAAATCATCAAGGAACTGGGAGAAAATGGCGGGGGCTTTTTTGCGATCAATTCGGCCCATCCCTTCGAGAATCCCAATGGCTTGGCCAATCTGATTCAGCTTGTCGCCATTCTTGCTATCCCCACTTCGCTGATCTATACCTACGGTGTCTTCACTCAAAATCTGCGTCAGGCCTGGTTAATTTTTCTGGTTCCCCTGGGGATTTTAATCGGTTTTACCGTGATTACAGTGATGGGAGAATACAACGGCAATCCTGCGGTCAATGCCCTGCTGGGGGGGCTGGCTCCGAACTTGGAAGGGAAGGAAGTCCGCTTTGGCTGGGCCCAGTCGGCCCTCTACGCCGTTGTCACCACTGCCACGATGTGCGGGGCCGTTAATAGTCTGCATGACTCCTTTATGCCAACGGGGGGGTTTGCCACCTTGGCTAATATGTTCCTACAAATCGTCTTTGGTGGCCAGGGAACAGGAACAGCCTATCTCTTTGCCTACCTGATCTTGGCGGTCTTCGTCACCGGCCTGATGGTCGGACGGACCCCTGAATTTTTGGGCCGTAAGATTGAAAAGCGAGAAGTGGTGTTAGCCAGTTTCCTGATCTTGCTGGTGCATCCCATTGCGATTTTGATTCCGGCGGCTATCGCCATGGCCTTTCCCGATTTCCAAGGCATTAGTAATCCCGGCTTTCATGGCCTTTCCCAGGTGATTTATGAATATGCCTCTGCGGCGGCCAATAATGGTTCGGGCTTGGAAGGCCTGGGGGATTCCCAACCCTCGCCCTTGGCCCTGGCCACCGGCGCTAAGCCAACGGTGACGGCCCTGTGGTGGAACTTGAGTACAAGCTTTAGCCTACTGGTGGGGCGTTATGTACCCATCATTGCTTTATTGTTGCTGGCCGATGGCATGGCCCGCAAACAACCCGTCCCCACAACCATTGGCACTCTCCGCACCGATACCGTTCTATTCACCGGTATAACCGCAGGCGTCATTTTGATCATGGGGGCCTTAACTTTCTTCCCCTGGCTGGCCCTGGGCCCAGTTGCTGAGGCCTTCCAAATTGCTAGCGGCACCAGCCCTACCTAG